Genomic window (Dolosigranulum savutiense):
GTTCTACAACAGATGTTAATTGAGACAATTTTGGAAGAAAGCTATGGCGATCAAGTAACTGATGAAGAAATTGAAGCAGAGATTGATAAATTAGCTGAACAATCGGGTGGACGCGAAAAATTAGAAGAATTACTTCAACAACGTGGCCAAACCTTACAAGTTGTGAAAGATTCGGTCAAAACAAACTTACTATTAGCTGAAGCGGTGAAGGATAAGTCTGAATTTTCTGAAGAAGATGTGAAAGCTTACCATGAATCACAAGTCCCAGATGGCACAAAAGTTGCCCACATTTTAGTTAAAGAAGAAGAACAAGCTAAGGAATTAATCAAGGAATTAAACGATGGAGCGGACTTTGCTGAATTAGCTAAAGAACATTCAACTGATCCAGGTAGTGCTGAAAATGGTGGGGAATACGAATTACAATCTGGACAGATGGTACCTGAATTCGAACAAGCAGCCTTACAATTAGAAGAAGGCGAAATGACTGAAGAACCAGTTAAGACGCAATTCGGTTACCACATTATTAAGATGATTACGAAAGGTGAAGTGAAGCCTTTTGAAGAGGTAAAAGATGAAGTGACCTCTGATTATGTGCAAGAAAAACTGATGCGAGATGGGGCAACTATTAATAAGGTCTTGTCCGAACTTATTCAAGAAGCGAATGTTCAAATTGCAGATGAAGACTTACAAAATGCTGTCGCTCAATTTATTGCTCAGCCAGGTGAAGAAGAACAGGTAGAAGACCCTGCTACTAACGAAAAACCAGCTGAAGATAAAGCTGATAAACAGGAAGAAAAAGATCAGCAAGATGACAATAAAAAAGAGGAGCAAGAAGCGGACTCTAAAGATGAGAACAAAGAAGATAAGCAGCCAGAAGAAAATAAAGAATAGTAAGTAGATTCGTTATAACTAAGCCATAAAATAAGCCGGCAACTCTAAAATGAAAAGAGTTGTCGGCTTATTTTTTAAGGATGTGTCTATTTAAGTTTAGTCATCTAGTTTATCAGACATATCTTGGACAGTTTGTTGCAGTTTAGCCTGGTGACGTTGGATAGATTTTAGACGAGGCTGGGCCTCTCTTGTGAAGTTATCGACAATTTCTTCGACTTCTTCTTTTACAGGGCCTTGCAAGTATGAAATTTCTTCTTGAATAGCGACAATCGCATCCTTTAAGTTATCGGCTTCTGCCTTAAAGGATTGTGAGTCTTCTTCAATCGTTTTGAAGTAAGTTTTTATATCTTCTTGGTTTTGTGCCCCACTTTTTGGGGTCTTAGCTAGTCCCCAGACACCACCGATTGCAACACCGGCTAATGTTCCTAGTAAAAAACTCATGCGGTTTCCTCCTCAATTGCTTGGATTAAGCGTTCTTTAATTTGATCTAATTCTTCATCGCTATAATCATCCGAATGATCCGCAAATTGCAAGCCAAAATCATCCGCTGAACTATACCGCGGTACAACATGAATATGACTGTGGAAGACCGTTTGATAGGCAACTTCTTCGTTATTCACTAAAATATTAACGCCTTTGACATTTTTGTTATGAGCCTTAATTGCTTTGGCAATTAAAGGGAGGCGTGAAAAAACATCAGCAGCTAGTTCACTGTCGTAATCAAAGATGTTACGAACATGTTGTTTTGGAATGACTAAAGTATGACCAGGTGTTACTTGTGAAATATCCATTATTGCAAATACAGTGTCATCTTCAAAAATCTTTCGCGCAGGAATTTGTTCATCCTTGATCGCACAAAATAAACAATCTGTCATGGAATCCCTCATTTCATTAATGATTAATATTATTGTAACATAAACGTCAGATAAAAACACACT
Coding sequences:
- a CDS encoding HIT family protein — encoded protein: MTDCLFCAIKDEQIPARKIFEDDTVFAIMDISQVTPGHTLVIPKQHVRNIFDYDSELAADVFSRLPLIAKAIKAHNKNVKGVNILVNNEEVAYQTVFHSHIHVVPRYSSADDFGLQFADHSDDYSDEELDQIKERLIQAIEEETA
- a CDS encoding peptidylprolyl isomerase, with amino-acid sequence MKMKKLLLGTAIGSALLIAGCADNPEVASTTAGRIRQDEFYKRLKTHQSEQGKFGEIVLQQMLIETILEESYGDQVTDEEIEAEIDKLAEQSGGREKLEELLQQRGQTLQVVKDSVKTNLLLAEAVKDKSEFSEEDVKAYHESQVPDGTKVAHILVKEEEQAKELIKELNDGADFAELAKEHSTDPGSAENGGEYELQSGQMVPEFEQAALQLEEGEMTEEPVKTQFGYHIIKMITKGEVKPFEEVKDEVTSDYVQEKLMRDGATINKVLSELIQEANVQIADEDLQNAVAQFIAQPGEEEQVEDPATNEKPAEDKADKQEEKDQQDDNKKEEQEADSKDENKEDKQPEENKE
- a CDS encoding YtxH domain-containing protein, coding for MSFLLGTLAGVAIGGVWGLAKTPKSGAQNQEDIKTYFKTIEEDSQSFKAEADNLKDAIVAIQEEISYLQGPVKEEVEEIVDNFTREAQPRLKSIQRHQAKLQQTVQDMSDKLDD